The following proteins are co-located in the Pyxicephalus adspersus chromosome Z, UCB_Pads_2.0, whole genome shotgun sequence genome:
- the LOC140344474 gene encoding PABIR family member 2-like — protein MAQEKMDLDVQLPTDGTLRRSSSAPHINGLSDHSPVFHPYTLRERRNSATVVNRQNLVPPASSPIRMPSSRLYQLRREEGIHLINRETAHEREVQTAIQMSVSWEESFSLSDDSDKMDKSSSPKRIDFTPVSPAPSPTRGIGKQRFSPSLQMCLSSNGLPPSPIPSPIRRFSPRRSQSPINYIRPTAFGSIKRKVEMEGESQPKRLFQGTSSMLSPDVTPLSDYSCLSSDLDSSSSSDSSFDSTDSESTAKECRVADLPVACSNSSSSFISLDDLSPK, from the exons ATGGCTCAGGAGAAAATGGACCTGGACGTGCAGCTCCCTACCGATGGCACCCTGAGGAGATCCAGTAGCGCCCCCCATATCAATGGGCTCAG TGATCACTCACCAGTATTCCACCCCTACACTCTGAGGGAACGCAGAAATAGCGCCACTGTTGTAAACCGCCAGAACTTG gtacCACCAGCTTCTTCCCCTATTCGAATGCCTAGCAGCAGATTATATCAGCTGCGGAGG GAGGAAGGAATACATCTAATAAATCGGGAGACTGCACATGAACG ggAAGTACAAACAGCTATTCAAATGAGCGTTTCCTGGGAGGAAAGCTTCAGCCTT agtgATGATTCCGACAAAATGGATAAATCTTCATCCCCAAAACGAATTGACTTTACTCCGGTGTCACCAGCCCCTTCACCTACAAGAGGAATAGGAAAG CAACGTTTCTCACCTTCCTTACAAATGTGTCTGAGCAGTAATGGCCTGCCTCCAAGCCCTATACCCAGTCCCATAAGACGCTTTTCTCC GAGGAGGAGTCAGAGTCCAATTAACTACATTCGCCCAACTGCATTTGGTTCCATAAAGAGAAAAG ttgAAATGGAAGGAGAATCCCAACCGAAGAGGCTGTTTCAAGGAACTTCAAGCATGCTGTCCCCAGATGTGACCCCTCTCTCTGATTACAGTTG CCTGTCATCAGACCTcgatagcagcagcagcagtgatAGCAGCTTTGACTCCACCGACTCCGAATCAACAGCTAAAGAATGTCGTGTGGCTGATTTGCCAGTGGCTTGTTCAAACTCAAGTTCTTCATTCATATCATTAGATGATCTTTCTCCGAAATGA